A part of Brachybacterium faecium DSM 4810 genomic DNA contains:
- a CDS encoding CDP-alcohol phosphatidyltransferase (PFAM: CDP-alcohol phosphatidyltransferase) — MIVESYRQLAYAQKGHARGAPAYSVYVNRRLGRALAAGAHGLGLTPNQVSLVSAAHSFAAILLIALVPASIPAGFFIALLLVLGYAWDSADGQVARLRGGGSAQGEWLDHFIDTLKISSLHVAVLIGLFRGLPEGAEVLLLIPLAFGIAATASFTAMLLNDLLKGKHAVASTHERGGGTLKRSLLVLPTDFGLVCLVFVLWGWPSVFLLGYGALAAVSIAFLAMAAVKWFREMGSLGSGRER, encoded by the coding sequence GTGATCGTCGAGTCCTATCGCCAGCTCGCCTATGCGCAGAAGGGACATGCCCGCGGTGCCCCTGCATATTCCGTGTACGTGAACCGCCGCCTGGGGCGTGCGCTCGCCGCTGGCGCACATGGTCTGGGGCTGACCCCGAATCAGGTGTCGCTGGTCAGCGCCGCGCACTCCTTCGCCGCGATCCTGCTCATCGCCCTGGTGCCGGCGAGCATCCCGGCCGGCTTCTTCATCGCTCTCCTTCTCGTGCTCGGCTACGCGTGGGATTCGGCCGACGGCCAGGTCGCGCGCCTGCGCGGCGGGGGCAGCGCGCAGGGGGAGTGGCTGGACCACTTCATCGATACGTTGAAGATCTCCTCGCTCCACGTGGCCGTGCTCATCGGGCTGTTCCGGGGACTGCCCGAGGGGGCCGAGGTCCTCCTGCTCATCCCTCTCGCCTTCGGCATCGCCGCGACGGCATCGTTCACGGCGATGCTCCTCAATGACCTCCTCAAGGGGAAGCATGCGGTCGCTTCGACCCACGAGCGCGGCGGCGGCACGCTGAAGCGCTCTCTCCTCGTGCTGCCCACCGATTTCGGCCTGGTCTGCCTCGTCTTCGTGCTGTGGGGATGGCCCTCGGTGTTCCTGCTCGGGTATGGCGCGCTCGCGGCGGTGTCCATCGCCTTCCTGGCGATGGCTGCCGTGAAGTGGTTCCGCGAGATGGGTTCCCTGGGGTCCGGCCGTGAGCGCTGA
- a CDS encoding predicted glycosyltransferase (PFAM: Glycosyl transferase family 2), with product MREPQNIVVGLATFRRPELLAGLLPRLLEQIEQAAAALPEGAELGIVVVDNDPAGSAREVVEAAGGPRVRYALESVPGISSARNRVLDEAHDADVLVFLDDDETPHSDWLAHLLRTHREHDADAVSGPVHAVFEGGADPWVAAGEYYLGQRREGFPTGTVLRRAATNNLLLDMAAVRRAGLRFDERFGMSGGEDSLFTGQLTAAGGRIVLCAEAVVDDLVPRERNTRSFNLARRRAQAATHVRVDQELASSRGERARNAARWLVTGSGQLAKGGVLAVLGRATGDLRLRAQGESRVASGLGVLGGCVGVVSSPYARTRARAGS from the coding sequence GTGCGAGAGCCGCAGAACATCGTGGTGGGCCTGGCGACCTTCCGCCGTCCCGAGCTGCTCGCGGGCCTGCTGCCGCGACTGCTGGAGCAGATCGAGCAGGCCGCCGCCGCTCTGCCCGAAGGGGCGGAGCTCGGCATCGTCGTGGTCGACAACGATCCCGCCGGCAGCGCCCGCGAGGTTGTGGAGGCGGCGGGCGGTCCCAGGGTGCGCTACGCGCTCGAATCCGTGCCCGGCATCAGCAGCGCCCGCAACCGGGTGCTGGACGAGGCTCACGATGCTGATGTGCTGGTGTTCCTCGATGATGACGAGACCCCGCATTCCGACTGGCTGGCGCATCTGCTCCGCACCCATCGCGAGCATGATGCCGACGCAGTGAGCGGGCCGGTGCATGCGGTGTTCGAGGGCGGGGCGGACCCGTGGGTGGCTGCCGGCGAGTACTACCTCGGGCAGCGTCGCGAGGGGTTCCCGACGGGCACCGTGCTGCGCCGCGCCGCGACGAACAACCTGCTGCTCGACATGGCTGCCGTGCGCCGCGCCGGGCTGCGCTTCGACGAACGCTTCGGGATGAGCGGGGGAGAGGACTCGCTGTTCACCGGGCAGCTCACTGCCGCGGGGGGACGGATCGTCTTGTGCGCCGAGGCGGTGGTGGATGATCTCGTCCCGCGCGAGCGCAATACCCGCAGCTTCAACCTCGCGCGACGGCGTGCCCAGGCGGCGACCCACGTCCGGGTCGATCAGGAGCTCGCGAGCTCCCGCGGGGAGCGGGCGCGCAACGCGGCGCGCTGGCTGGTCACGGGCAGCGGACAGCTCGCCAAGGGCGGGGTGCTCGCCGTTCTCGGCCGCGCCACGGGGGATCTGCGCCTACGAGCGCAGGGGGAGTCTCGAGTGGCGAGCGGTCTGGGGGTGCTGGGCGGCTGTGTCGGCGTCGTGTCCTCGCCGTATGCGCGCACGCGGGCACGTGCGGGCAGCTGA
- a CDS encoding cation/multidrug efflux pump (PFAM: AcrB/AcrD/AcrF family): MNRLATLSLNNRSFIALVCIAVSIIGVFIMTTMRQELIPSVSLPQIQVMTTAPGSSSEQVQDRITGPVEQSLSGLENVEGTSSTSEAGVSIVTVELTYGTDVARSSNQVDAALSGIEDDLPEDADPQVMAGGTSDLPAVVLSVSSDLDPSELSSRLESSVTPELERVSGVSSVAVIGAPEEIVRITPDEDALAENGLTEDDISTALDANGLSLPGGSVVDGDRTLDVVLGQSLDSIESLEQIMLMPAEDGGQEEPQQGPDGQPLPGTQEQQPAEPVTLAEVATVERTTQDATSISRTNGRESLVLMVTATVDGNVVDVSEGVEGVLAESLSSVGGNAEADVVFDQAPFIEESILALAEEGLLGLLFAVGVILLFLRRVRPTVVTAISIPTSLLIAFIGMYVTGYTLNMLTLAALTISIGRVVDDSIVVIENITRHLAYGKTRRRAILDAVGEVAGAITASTLATVVVFLPIAVVAGMAGELFRPFALTVGIAMLSSLLVALTIVPVLAYWFLKVPKGHEDVDPDDAAQVTAIRDAAEAEEERSWLHRMYAPLLRTTLDSRPRRLVTIAVSVLVLVGTAFLYPLVNISFLGDTGQNIASLSQTLPAGSSLEQSSQKATESEDALLELDGVQTVQTTIGGGGMGFGGGGENEVSFSITTDPDADQEALLDEMVATLEDLPDPGTIEAADIASPTGSNSVDILITGPTTEDRQAANDAILAELDPLPEGVSEVTSDLQADQPTAVVTVDREAAAQAGLTEEAVIGMVAQQMYPGAIGSITLDDNELDIYVAGGESVDTYAQLQDLELMGTIPLQDVASVEEELSRPSIATQDGLETVTVSLTPATEDVGAASEAANDAIESADLPEGVEASLGGTAADIDETFGQLGIAMLAAILLVYVLLVWIFKSLVQPLILLVSIPFAATGALGLLIITRVPLGLPSMIGLLMLVGIVVTNAIVLIDLVNQYRRKGMGLDEALHLGAAKRLRPILMTAAATIFALVPMALGLTGNGGFIAQPLAVVVIGGLVSSTLLTLVIVPVLYRLAEGPGERKRLKEEAHQARLREERERAEAEKRSHREAEARARQRELGASAVVDERPASPVPGHRRSLKDRGGIVGMMKRRLGRG; encoded by the coding sequence ATGAATCGCCTGGCCACGCTGAGCCTGAACAACAGGTCCTTCATCGCGCTGGTATGCATCGCCGTGTCCATCATCGGCGTGTTCATCATGACCACGATGCGCCAGGAGCTCATCCCCTCGGTCTCGCTGCCGCAGATCCAGGTGATGACCACCGCGCCGGGCTCCTCGTCCGAGCAGGTGCAGGACAGGATCACCGGCCCCGTCGAGCAGTCCCTCAGCGGGCTGGAGAACGTCGAGGGCACCTCCTCGACCTCGGAGGCGGGCGTCTCGATCGTCACCGTCGAGCTCACCTACGGCACCGACGTGGCCCGCTCCTCCAACCAGGTCGACGCCGCGCTGAGCGGCATCGAGGACGACCTGCCCGAGGACGCCGACCCGCAGGTGATGGCCGGCGGCACCAGCGACCTGCCGGCCGTGGTGCTGTCCGTCTCCTCGGATCTGGACCCCTCCGAGCTCTCCTCCCGGCTCGAGTCCTCGGTCACCCCGGAGCTCGAGCGCGTCTCCGGCGTCTCCTCCGTCGCCGTGATCGGTGCGCCCGAGGAGATCGTGCGCATCACCCCGGACGAGGACGCCCTGGCCGAGAACGGCCTCACCGAGGACGACATCAGCACCGCGCTCGACGCGAACGGCCTCTCCCTGCCCGGCGGCTCCGTCGTGGACGGCGACCGCACCCTCGACGTCGTGCTCGGCCAGAGCCTCGACAGCATCGAGAGCCTCGAGCAGATCATGCTGATGCCCGCCGAGGACGGCGGGCAGGAGGAGCCGCAGCAGGGCCCGGACGGCCAGCCGCTGCCCGGCACGCAGGAGCAGCAGCCCGCCGAGCCGGTCACCCTCGCCGAGGTCGCCACCGTCGAGCGCACCACGCAGGACGCCACCTCCATCTCCCGCACCAACGGCCGCGAGTCGCTCGTGCTCATGGTCACCGCGACCGTCGACGGCAACGTCGTGGACGTCTCCGAGGGCGTCGAGGGCGTGCTCGCGGAGTCGCTGTCCAGCGTGGGCGGGAACGCCGAGGCCGACGTGGTCTTCGACCAGGCCCCCTTCATCGAGGAGTCGATCCTCGCGCTCGCCGAGGAGGGCCTGCTGGGCCTCCTCTTCGCCGTGGGCGTGATCCTGCTGTTCCTGCGCCGCGTGCGGCCCACCGTGGTCACCGCGATCTCGATCCCCACCTCGCTGCTCATCGCGTTCATCGGCATGTACGTCACCGGGTACACGCTGAACATGCTCACCCTGGCGGCGCTGACGATCTCCATCGGCCGCGTGGTCGACGACTCGATCGTGGTGATCGAGAACATCACCCGCCACCTCGCCTACGGCAAGACCAGACGCCGCGCGATCCTCGATGCGGTGGGGGAGGTCGCCGGCGCGATCACCGCCTCCACGCTCGCCACCGTGGTGGTGTTCCTGCCGATCGCGGTGGTCGCGGGGATGGCCGGGGAGCTGTTCCGGCCCTTCGCCCTGACCGTCGGCATCGCGATGCTGTCCTCGCTGCTGGTGGCGCTCACCATCGTGCCGGTGCTGGCGTACTGGTTCCTCAAGGTGCCCAAGGGGCACGAGGACGTCGACCCCGACGACGCCGCCCAGGTCACCGCGATCCGCGACGCCGCAGAGGCGGAGGAGGAGCGCAGCTGGCTGCACCGCATGTACGCGCCGCTGCTGCGCACGACGCTGGATTCGCGGCCGCGCCGCCTGGTGACGATCGCGGTCTCCGTGCTGGTCCTCGTCGGCACCGCGTTCCTGTACCCGCTGGTGAACATCAGCTTCCTGGGGGACACGGGGCAGAACATCGCCTCCCTCAGCCAGACCCTCCCGGCCGGCTCCAGCCTCGAGCAGTCCTCGCAGAAGGCCACCGAGAGCGAGGACGCGCTGCTCGAGCTCGACGGCGTCCAGACCGTGCAGACCACGATCGGCGGCGGCGGGATGGGCTTCGGCGGCGGCGGGGAGAACGAGGTCAGCTTCTCGATCACCACCGATCCGGACGCCGATCAGGAAGCCCTGCTCGACGAGATGGTCGCCACCCTCGAGGACCTGCCGGATCCGGGCACGATCGAGGCGGCGGACATCGCCTCGCCCACGGGCTCGAACTCGGTGGACATCCTCATCACCGGTCCCACCACGGAGGACCGACAGGCCGCGAACGACGCGATCCTCGCCGAGCTCGACCCGCTGCCCGAGGGCGTCTCCGAGGTGACCAGCGACCTGCAGGCCGACCAGCCCACCGCGGTGGTCACCGTGGATCGTGAGGCCGCCGCGCAGGCGGGGCTCACCGAGGAGGCCGTGATCGGCATGGTCGCCCAGCAGATGTACCCCGGCGCGATCGGCTCCATCACCCTCGACGACAACGAGCTGGACATCTACGTCGCCGGCGGCGAGAGCGTCGACACCTACGCCCAGCTGCAGGATCTCGAGCTCATGGGCACGATCCCGCTGCAGGACGTCGCGTCCGTCGAGGAGGAGCTCTCCCGCCCCTCGATCGCCACCCAGGACGGGCTGGAGACGGTCACCGTCTCCCTCACCCCCGCGACCGAGGACGTCGGCGCGGCGAGCGAGGCCGCGAACGACGCGATCGAGAGCGCGGACCTGCCCGAGGGCGTCGAGGCGAGCCTCGGCGGCACCGCCGCGGACATCGACGAGACCTTCGGCCAGCTCGGCATCGCCATGCTCGCCGCGATCCTGCTGGTGTACGTGCTGCTGGTGTGGATCTTCAAGTCGCTCGTCCAGCCGCTGATCCTGCTGGTCTCGATCCCCTTCGCCGCCACCGGCGCGCTGGGTCTGCTGATCATCACGCGCGTGCCGCTGGGCCTGCCCTCGATGATCGGCCTGCTGATGCTGGTGGGCATCGTGGTCACCAACGCGATCGTGCTGATCGACCTGGTGAACCAGTACCGGCGCAAGGGCATGGGCCTGGACGAGGCGCTCCACCTCGGTGCGGCCAAGCGTCTGCGCCCGATCCTGATGACCGCCGCCGCGACCATCTTCGCGCTGGTCCCGATGGCGCTGGGCCTGACCGGCAACGGCGGCTTCATCGCCCAGCCGCTGGCCGTGGTGGTCATCGGCGGTCTCGTCTCCTCGACCCTGCTGACCCTGGTCATCGTGCCGGTGCTGTACCGCCTCGCCGAGGGCCCGGGGGAGCGCAAGCGGCTGAAGGAGGAGGCGCATCAGGCACGGCTGCGCGAGGAGCGCGAGCGGGCCGAGGCGGAGAAGCGCTCGCACCGCGAGGCGGAGGCGCGGGCCCGCCAGCGGGAGCTGGGGGCGAGCGCGGTGGTGGACGAGCGCCCGGCCAGCCCGGTGCCGGGCCACCGACGCAGCCTCAAGGACCGTGGCGGCATCGTCGGGATGATGAAGCGGCGCCTGGGACGAGGCTGA
- a CDS encoding protein-tyrosine-phosphatase: MCAANVCRSPLAELLLRRELDGLSEVRVESAGVGASDGARICELVAERHADAPWVRAAQEHRSRSLTPELLASAALVLVADREVRSEVVRMSPGVRDRIFTLRDAALLIDSFEIEEPARRVGRVSRMGIHLNRHRAVRGPQSPARRRLWGRREEGPSSIDDGHNSSLRHHHAALEAVSSTTSVVAAGLMGGPIG, from the coding sequence GTGTGTGCGGCGAACGTATGCCGCTCCCCGCTCGCCGAGCTGCTCCTGCGGCGGGAGCTCGACGGCCTCTCGGAGGTCCGCGTCGAGAGCGCAGGGGTGGGGGCGTCCGACGGAGCACGCATCTGCGAGCTCGTCGCCGAGCGCCACGCTGATGCGCCGTGGGTGCGTGCCGCGCAGGAGCACAGATCCCGGAGTCTGACGCCTGAGCTGCTCGCCTCCGCGGCGCTCGTCCTCGTGGCGGACAGGGAGGTGCGCTCCGAGGTTGTGCGGATGTCGCCAGGCGTGCGCGACCGCATCTTCACCCTCCGCGATGCCGCGCTCCTCATCGACAGCTTCGAGATCGAGGAGCCCGCGCGGCGGGTCGGCAGAGTGTCCCGAATGGGGATCCACCTGAATCGTCATCGTGCTGTCCGCGGGCCGCAGTCCCCGGCGCGTCGACGACTCTGGGGGCGGCGCGAGGAAGGCCCTTCAAGCATCGACGATGGGCACAACTCGTCCTTGCGTCACCACCATGCCGCGCTCGAGGCGGTCTCCTCCACGACCTCTGTGGTCGCGGCGGGATTGATGGGCGGGCCGATCGGCTGA
- a CDS encoding predicted glycosyltransferase (PFAM: Glycosyl transferase family 2): MGAPNAIDFALIVVNYGDPALVAGNIGPDVDADSGALVVLVDNFHSPESRTAAEALCCERGWEFVASANDGFGAGVDRGVAAARARGHRAFITLNPDAVASVDVLRALATHVTEDPLALVSPFMVTGQGTPHFRGAQMHRRMGRMRSGWSEHDDDPVWANWLSGACLAFSATAFDRLGGFGEDFFLYWEDVDISRRAVELGMHLDLRPDLLAVHDEGGTQQAGSARTKSPTYYYFNIRNRMLFGRRHLRGREWARWVLASPRESALIWMRGGRRQAFTEPRGLWAAVRGLLAGAAQVLRRPERGSRRQPGIPRQPAALPHSGEGATSARALEPAEGSTVRVTVAIPTFRRPDQLAALLAALPARIAETPDAEIDVLVIDNAPEGSARATVEAAPAGVRYVHETTPGISAARNRALDESRSADLLAFLDDDEIPLAGWLSSLVEVWRGHRSAAVAGRVISVFHEDTDPWIIASGTFRRPQRATGTSLRTAAAGNLLLDIRQVQALGLRFEGSLGLSGGEDTLFTRQLVERGGTIVWCNESAAEDHVVPSRLTRDWAVQRAFSAGNGWANVNLLLAPSSTRRLALRGQFLLGGGARIAVGLARHRYGRASGHLVHDARGTRTFHRGRGMLAGARGHLYQEYARN; this comes from the coding sequence GTGGGCGCACCGAATGCCATCGACTTCGCGCTGATCGTCGTCAACTACGGGGACCCCGCGCTGGTCGCCGGGAATATCGGCCCCGACGTCGATGCGGACAGCGGAGCGCTCGTCGTGCTGGTCGACAACTTCCACTCCCCCGAGTCGCGGACGGCCGCCGAGGCGCTCTGCTGCGAGCGGGGATGGGAGTTCGTCGCCTCGGCGAATGACGGCTTCGGTGCCGGGGTCGATCGGGGTGTTGCTGCAGCTCGCGCGCGCGGGCACCGCGCGTTCATCACTCTGAACCCGGATGCCGTCGCCTCGGTGGACGTGCTGCGCGCCCTCGCCACTCACGTCACGGAGGATCCGCTCGCCCTCGTCTCCCCGTTCATGGTGACCGGCCAGGGCACGCCGCACTTCCGGGGGGCCCAGATGCATCGGCGCATGGGGCGCATGCGCTCCGGCTGGTCCGAACACGATGACGACCCGGTGTGGGCAAACTGGCTCAGCGGAGCCTGTCTGGCGTTCAGCGCCACCGCCTTCGACCGCCTCGGCGGTTTCGGTGAGGACTTCTTCCTCTACTGGGAGGATGTGGACATCTCCCGCCGCGCCGTGGAGCTGGGGATGCACCTCGATCTTCGACCCGACCTGCTCGCGGTGCACGACGAGGGCGGCACGCAGCAAGCCGGCAGCGCGCGCACCAAATCCCCCACGTACTACTACTTCAACATCCGCAACCGGATGCTGTTCGGGCGGAGGCATCTGCGTGGGAGGGAGTGGGCGCGTTGGGTGCTCGCCTCACCGCGCGAATCCGCGCTGATCTGGATGCGCGGGGGACGTCGCCAGGCCTTCACCGAGCCGCGCGGGCTGTGGGCCGCCGTGCGCGGCCTCCTCGCTGGTGCTGCCCAGGTGCTGCGTCGGCCCGAGCGCGGCTCTCGCCGGCAGCCGGGCATCCCGCGGCAGCCGGCCGCGCTCCCCCACTCTGGCGAGGGTGCGACCTCGGCCCGTGCGCTGGAGCCGGCCGAGGGCTCCACGGTGCGGGTCACGGTGGCCATCCCTACCTTCCGCCGCCCGGATCAGCTGGCCGCGCTCCTCGCCGCTCTGCCCGCGCGGATCGCCGAGACCCCGGACGCCGAGATCGACGTGCTCGTCATCGACAACGCGCCGGAGGGCTCGGCCCGCGCCACCGTCGAGGCGGCGCCGGCTGGAGTGCGCTATGTCCATGAGACGACGCCGGGGATCTCCGCCGCGCGCAATCGCGCCCTGGACGAGTCCCGTTCCGCGGATCTCCTCGCCTTCCTCGACGACGACGAGATCCCTCTGGCCGGCTGGCTCTCCTCCCTCGTCGAGGTGTGGCGCGGCCACCGCAGCGCCGCGGTGGCCGGGCGGGTGATCTCCGTCTTCCATGAGGACACGGACCCGTGGATCATCGCCTCGGGGACGTTCCGCCGGCCCCAGCGGGCCACCGGCACCTCGCTGCGGACAGCGGCCGCCGGGAACCTCCTGCTCGACATCCGCCAGGTCCAGGCTCTCGGTCTGCGCTTCGAGGGCTCCCTGGGGCTGAGCGGCGGGGAGGACACCCTGTTCACGAGGCAGCTCGTCGAACGCGGCGGCACCATCGTGTGGTGCAACGAATCGGCGGCCGAGGATCACGTGGTTCCCAGCCGGCTCACCCGGGACTGGGCGGTCCAGCGCGCCTTCAGCGCCGGCAACGGATGGGCGAACGTGAACCTGCTCCTCGCCCCCAGCTCCACCCGTCGGCTCGCGCTGCGCGGGCAGTTCCTCCTGGGCGGGGGCGCACGCATCGCCGTGGGCCTTGCCCGGCATCGTTACGGCCGCGCCTCGGGACATCTCGTCCACGATGCGCGGGGAACCCGCACGTTCCACCGCGGCCGGGGAATGCTCGCAGGTGCCCGCGGGCACCTCTACCAGGAGTACGCCCGGAACTGA